The following DNA comes from Streptomyces sp. NBC_00273.
AGCGGTCCCGGGCCAGTTCCGCCGTGCGCGACGGGTCCTCCAGCAGCGCCGCCACCTCGAAGCGGCGCGGCCACTGGCCCGCCGACCAGGCGAGGCCGGCGGCCACGCCTTCCAGCGTGGACGCGTGGAGCGTGCCATCGGGGGTGCGGCGCCAGTCGAGCTCCGTGCCGCCCGCGACCAGCTCCTCGTGCTCGACGTACGTCGTCGGAGTGGCCGGACCCAGCAGCACGAGCACCGACTCCGGCACCTCGTGCTCCTCGCCGGGCGTGGTCACCTCCGCCGGAACCGTCTGCGAGAGGCGGCGGACCTGGAGCAGCTCCGCGAGGTCCGCCGCGCGCGCCGGGGGGACCGGCAGCAGCGGCAGCCCCGCCGTCAGCGGGAGCAGGTCCGGGGCGTCCGCGATCACCGCGTCGGCCGCGTCCACCACGAGCACCTCGCCGTCCACCACCGCGCGCAGCTCGTCCGGGAGGGTGACCTGCTCGGGGTCCAGATCGGCCAGCGCGCCGTACAGGCCGTGCAGCTGCTGGCCGGTGACCTCGCGGTCCGGGTCGGCGAGCCGGGCCAGCAGTTCGGCGGCGCCGCCGGGCTCGTCCAGCAGGGCCGCCACGGTGGTCCGTACGCCCAGCGCCCGCAGGACCTGCTCGTCCTCGAAGCCCGTGGCGTCCGCCGAGGTGTAGAGGCCTTGCAGCAGCGGGTCGCCGCCCGCCGCGCGCAGGCCCGCCGGGCGGCGGCCGTCGAGCACCGGGTGGTCGCGCAGCCACCACGCGGTGTACGGGCGCACCGACTGCGTGGTGCCGTCCGGCAGCAGGATCCGCACGGGCTGGGTCAGCGCGTCGCGCAGCGGCGGCTGGGCGAGCATGGCGAGGGCCTGCGGCCAGCAGTCGTCGTCGACGAGGTCGAGGTCGCGGACGGCGATCAGCTCGGTCGCCACCGGCGGGACCGGGAGGTCCGGCAGCTGGTCCAGGACGTCCTCGCACCACACGTCGACCGCGTCCAGCAGGCCCGCGTCGTCGGGCTCGGCGAAATCGCCCTCGCGCGGTTCCAGTTCGTCCGGGTCGAGGACCACGTCGGTGGCGCGGACCAGCTGGAAGGTGGCCAGGACCCCGCAGGCGGTGAGCGGGCCCGCGCCCCACCGCTCGGCGAGGTCCGCGTCCACGTACGGCACCTCGTCCTCGCGGATCACCGAGGCCAGCGGGCTGCCCGGCAGCAGGAGCTCGCCCGCCGGGACCAGTTCCCCCTCCTCGTCCGGCAGGGCCAGCGCGCCGAGCCAGGGCTCGTCGCCCGGCGCCAGCTCGGCGTCCTGGACCAGCCCGAGGACCACCTCGGCCAGTTCGTCGGCGTCCAGGGTGTCGGCGTCCTCGTCCCAGATCTCCCCCGCGTCGAGGGAGGCGGCGACGGCCGCCCGCACCTGCGGGGTCGTCAGGACCGCCCGCGCCGTGGCCGGGAGCGCGCCGAGCTTCTCCAGCAGCGGGTGCGCCGCGTCCGGGTGGGCCACCTTCAGGCCCAACCGGGCCAGGCTCGTCGGCGTGTCCGCGCCCGGCAGCAGGATGTGCCGGGGGCCGATCGAGGTGCGGCCGTCGGCGAGCGGCACGGGCAGCCCGGACAGCCGGTCGGGGTCCACCCCGGCGAGGCTGTCGTAGAGCCGGTGCCACCACTCCGGGGTCCGCTCGATGCCCGCGATCCGCTCGATGGCATCGCCCAGCGGGAGCCGGCCCACCCCCAGGGTGCGCAGCTCGGCCCGGCGCTCCAGGCCCGCCGGCAGCAGGGTCGGCAGGACCTCGGCGAGGACGCGCACGGTGTCGGCGCCCGCGCCCTCCACCACCTCGGCCTCGAAGGGGCGCAGGGCGGCGCGCTCCTCCGCGTGCTCGGGCGGCGCGGCCGGCGCGAGGAAGGCGGTACGGGGCAGGCGCTGGAGCACGGCCGCGCGCAGGGCCCCGTCCAGCTCGCCCTTGCCGAGCGGGCCGGGCACCAGGTCCACGAGGGCGGTCGTCACCGGGTCCCAGGCGCCGAGGAGTTCGGCGTACGCGTCGGCCGCGCGCTCCACGAGGAAGTCGAGCAGCGGGCCCGGCGCGGGGTGGCGGCGGGTGGTGTCCAGCGGCAGGGTCGCGATGAGCAGCGCCGGGATGCCGAGCGGCTCGTCGGTGGGGGTCGGCGCGTGCACCACGGGGGCCGTGGCCGGGCGGACCGGGGCGCCGTCGGAGTCGACGGGCACCGCCCAGGACACCGCCCAGGCCGGCCGCAGCCGCTCCTCGACGGGCCGGTCGGCGAGCAGCGCGCGCTCGATGGGGCCGCCGTGGCGGACGGTGCGCCAGCGGTGGGTGACCGTACCGGAGGCGGTGGTGTCCTCGATGACCGTGTACGGGCCCTCGTCACGCCGGTACAGGGTGCGCGCACCCGCGGACGGGGTCTCCACCACGACCTCGCGCAGCCCGGGCAGGGTGAGCAGCAGGGCGTCGTCGACGCCCGCCAGCAGCCGTTCCACCAGACCCTCGGCGGCGGCGTCGCGCAGCGGGAGGACCACGACGGTGTCGTAGCCCTCGGGGGCGGTGCCCTCGGCGGGCAGCGGGAGGCGCAGCAGCGGAACGTGCCCGTCGCGGCGGCGCAGTTCGTCGCCGAGGCCGGGGCTGCCGACGGCGGCGCCCCGGGCCAACTCCCGGGCCTCGGCCAGGGACCAGCGCACTCCGCCGTGGCGGCCGAGCACCGCGGGTTCGTCGGAGACGGCCAGCACGGCCGCGAAGCCCACGCCGAACCGGCCGACGCTGTCGCCGGCGGGCTCCCGCTTGGCGGAGGCGCGCAGGGTGCTCAGCGACTCCACGCCCGTCGCGTCCAGCGGGGCACCGGTGTTGGCGACGGCCAGCAGCGCGTGCCCGCCCTCGCCCTCGTGCAGGGTGAGCCGCAGCCGGCCGGGCACCTGGGCCCGGGCCGCGGCGTCGGCGGCGTTCTGCGCCAGCTCGATGACGAGCCGGTCCCGGTAGCCGCCGAGCGCCAGGTCCTCCTCGGCATTGGCGTCCTCGCGGAACCGGGCCGGGCCCGCACCCCACGCGTCGAGCACCCCGCGCCGCAGCCGGGCCGTGCCGAAGGGGTCCACACCGCTCTGGGCCGCCGTCACTCGCACGCTCACGCCGCTGCCTCCAAGAATCGCCGCCGGAGCCCTGAAGGTACCGCGTGCGGGCAAACCCCCACG
Coding sequences within:
- a CDS encoding sacsin N-terminal ATP-binding-like domain-containing protein; protein product: MSVRVTAAQSGVDPFGTARLRRGVLDAWGAGPARFREDANAEEDLALGGYRDRLVIELAQNAADAAARAQVPGRLRLTLHEGEGGHALLAVANTGAPLDATGVESLSTLRASAKREPAGDSVGRFGVGFAAVLAVSDEPAVLGRHGGVRWSLAEARELARGAAVGSPGLGDELRRRDGHVPLLRLPLPAEGTAPEGYDTVVVLPLRDAAAEGLVERLLAGVDDALLLTLPGLREVVVETPSAGARTLYRRDEGPYTVIEDTTASGTVTHRWRTVRHGGPIERALLADRPVEERLRPAWAVSWAVPVDSDGAPVRPATAPVVHAPTPTDEPLGIPALLIATLPLDTTRRHPAPGPLLDFLVERAADAYAELLGAWDPVTTALVDLVPGPLGKGELDGALRAAVLQRLPRTAFLAPAAPPEHAEERAALRPFEAEVVEGAGADTVRVLAEVLPTLLPAGLERRAELRTLGVGRLPLGDAIERIAGIERTPEWWHRLYDSLAGVDPDRLSGLPVPLADGRTSIGPRHILLPGADTPTSLARLGLKVAHPDAAHPLLEKLGALPATARAVLTTPQVRAAVAASLDAGEIWDEDADTLDADELAEVVLGLVQDAELAPGDEPWLGALALPDEEGELVPAGELLLPGSPLASVIREDEVPYVDADLAERWGAGPLTACGVLATFQLVRATDVVLDPDELEPREGDFAEPDDAGLLDAVDVWCEDVLDQLPDLPVPPVATELIAVRDLDLVDDDCWPQALAMLAQPPLRDALTQPVRILLPDGTTQSVRPYTAWWLRDHPVLDGRRPAGLRAAGGDPLLQGLYTSADATGFEDEQVLRALGVRTTVAALLDEPGGAAELLARLADPDREVTGQQLHGLYGALADLDPEQVTLPDELRAVVDGEVLVVDAADAVIADAPDLLPLTAGLPLLPVPPARAADLAELLQVRRLSQTVPAEVTTPGEEHEVPESVLVLLGPATPTTYVEHEELVAGGTELDWRRTPDGTLHASTLEGVAAGLAWSAGQWPRRFEVAALLEDPSRTAELARDRWFD